One segment of Peromyscus leucopus breed LL Stock chromosome 5, UCI_PerLeu_2.1, whole genome shotgun sequence DNA contains the following:
- the LOC114700517 gene encoding vomeronasal type-1 receptor 4-like: protein MVLKFIKKIIFLLMTTVGTLGNISIFVNYMFSWWGGPEKKPIHLILIHLAFTNILLLLVKGLPKTIAAFGLRNFLDDVGCKILIYLSRVARGVSICTSSLLTVVQAIIISPRASGWRRLRPKSAWHILPFFFFFWVLNALISMNLIHSITSINLNISQLKSEDNYCYFMLESQKTKWIVLPLMVLRDAVFQGAMGGASGYMVSLLCMHHQQVLYLQKAKLLYRTPPELRAAQSVLLLMLCFLFFYWINCAFSLFLSLSLQYNSLMINIQEIMILGYATFSPLVLIHRDGLLAECWHAQ, encoded by the coding sequence ATGGTTTTGAAGTttatcaagaaaataattttcctctTAATGACTACAGTTGGCACTCTGGGGAACATTTCTATCTTTGTGAATTATATGTTCAGTTGGTGGGGAGGCCCTGAGAAGAAACCCATACACCTTATTCTCATCCACTTGGCTTTTACAAACATCCTACTCCTCCTTGTAAAAGGACTGCCAAAAACAATAGCAGCTTTTGGTTTGAGAAACTTCCTAGATGATGTAGGCTGTAAGATCCTCATTTACCTGTCAAGGGTGGCCCGTGGTGTCTCCATCTGCACCAGCAGTCTCCTCACTGTGGTCCAGGCCATCATCATCAGTCCCAGAGCATCTGGGTGGAGGAGGCTCAGACCAAAGTCTGCATGGCATatccttccattcttttttttcttttgggtacTCAATGCTTTAATAAGTATGAACCTAATCCACTCCATCACAAGTATAAACCTGAATATATCACAGCTTAAGAGTGAAGACAACTATTGTTATTTTATGCTAGAAAGTCAGAAAACAAAGTGGATTGTTCTCCCTCTCATGGTCCTGAGAGATGCAGTGTTTCAGGGAGCCATGGGAGGGGCCAGTGGCTACATGGTATCTCTTCTCTGCATGCACCACCAGCAGGTCCTCTACCTTCAGAAAGCCAAGCTTCTCTACAGAACTCCCCCTGAGCTGAGAGCTGCTCAGAGTGTCCTCCTTCTgatgctctgttttcttttcttctattggaTTAATTGtgctttttctctatttttaagtCTCTCTTTACAATACAATTCCTTGATGATAAATATCCAAGAAATTATGATTCTTGGTTATGCAACCTTTAGCCCTCTTGTTTTGATTCACAGGGATGGACTTCTGGCTGAGTGTTGGCATGCTCAGTGA